Part of the Kitasatospora sp. NBC_00374 genome is shown below.
GCACCGAGAACATCCTGTCCGGCGGCGAGGCGGAGGAGGAGGGCGAGCTGGGCCCGCTGGTCGGCGGGAAGGTCGTCTCCACCAATCTGTTCCGGCGCACGGCGGACGGCTGGCGGCTCTGGTCGCACCACGGCTCACCCGTCCTGACCAGCGGTGACGACGAGGACGAGGACTGACCGGACGGCGCAGCCCCGAACGGGCCCGGGCGGCCGCGCCGATGTCTCCGGAACGGCACCGAACGTTCACGTCAATCGCCGAAGCGGCGTGCGTGGCGCCCCGCCGTGCCGGGTAGACGGTCAGGCGGTGTCCGCGCCCGCGGGTAGATTCGGGGGCAACGGGCGACGGGGCCCGTCACCACCCTGCCTGCGCAGGGGCCGAATCTGGGAGCAGTGATTCGTTTGCTGGACCGCGTCACCCTGCGGGGCCTGCGCGCCCGGGGCCACCACGGCGTCTTCGAGCGCGAGCGGATCGAGGGCCAGACCTTCGTCGTCGATCTCGTGCTCCACCTGGACACCCGGCCCGCCGCCGCGGGGGACGACCTCACCCGTACGGCCCACTACGGGATCATCGCCGAGGAGGTCACCGCGGTCATCGCGGGAGACCCGGTCGACCTGATCGAGACGCTCGCCCAGCGGATCGCCGACCAGTGCCTCACCCACGAGGCCGTCGAGGAGGTCGAGGTGACCGTGCACAAGCCGGACGCCCCGATCACCGTCCCGTTCGACGACGTCACCATCACCATTCACCGGGGCCGCGCATGACGTGCGCCGCCCCCATCTCCAGCGGCCGCAGCCTCCCGCCGCCCCGAGCAGAGGGATTCCGATGAGCACCAGCGACCCGACCGCCTCGCCGACCACGTTCGACCTGGAGCGCCGGGTGGACTGCGCCGAATCCACCCTGCACACCACCCGCTCCGCCGTGGTCGCCCTCGGCAGCAACCTCGGCAACCGGCTGGAGACCCTGCAGGGCGCCGTGGACGCGCTCGCGGACACCCCCGGCATCAGGATCACCGCCGTCTCGGCCGTGTTCGAGACCGAGGCCCTCGGCGGCCCGGGCGAGCAGCCGAACTACTTCAACGCCGTCGCCGTGCTGCGCACCAGCCTGCCGCCGCGCGACCTGCTGGACCGCGCCAACGCGGTCGAGGACGCCTTCGGCCGGGTCCGGGAGGTCCGCTGGGGCGCCCGCACGCTGGACGTGGACATCCTCGCCTACGAGGGCGTGACCAGCGACGACCCGGTGCTGCTGCTGCCGCACCCGCGGGCGCACCAGCGGGCCTTCGTGCTCGCCCCCTGGCAGGACGCCGACCCCGCCGCCGAGGTGCCGGGCCAGGGCCCGGTCGGCGAGCTGCTCGCAGGCATCGCCGACCAGCCGGGCCAGGTGGTCCGGCGCCGCGAGGACCTGCAGCTGCGGCTGCCGGAGTAGTCCGCTCCGGGCCGCCCCGGCGCCGGGGCCGGGAACCTTCCACCGGTCGCGGCCGTACGAGTAAGTACTGCGGGGGCTCCGCCCGGTACGGTGGCCTGGCCGCCGCTCGGCGACGGCCCGGCAGTCTCCCCGGCACCCCGGCCGGGGTGCCCCCGGTCGCCGCGATTGTCGGGAAGGGACCTCCTGCGCGTGAAGCCGCTCCGTCTCCGTCTGCTGCTCGGCATCGCCGCGGTGGCCGCGGTGCTGTCCTGGGCCGGTGCCAAGCTGTGGGACGCGCGCGGCGCGCTGCCCGGCGTACCGGTCTTCGCGCCCTTCGTGATGGCCGGGATCGCGGTGGTGCTGCTGGCCACCGCGATCTCGCTGCGGTCCAGGCTGAAGGCCGTCCGGGAGCGGCAGCCGGGGGCCAAGGGAGTCGATCCGCTGGGCGCGGCCCGGGCCCTGGTGCTCGGTCAGGCCAGCGCGCTGGTGTCGGCGGTGGTGTCCGGGGTGTACGCGGGCGTGGGCATCGTGCTGCTCGGCCAGCTGGACATCGCGGTCCGCAGGTCGCAGGCGATCACCGCGGGCTTCGCCGTCCTGGCGGGTGCGGCGGTGATCGCGGTCGCGCTCTGGCTGCAGCACATCTGCCGGCTCCCCGAGGACCACGAGGGCGGCCCGGCCGGCCGCCCCGCCGCCCACCGCTGACCTGCCGGGACGATCCGTCCGGCCGGGGTGCGCCCAGGGTCGCGGACCGGTGTCCCGACGTGTTTCCGACGCGCTGTCAAGAGCGGAATGAGTGGCGAGGCTGACAGCGCCCCAATTCGCACGCTAGTTTCTTTGGCATGTCTCGTGGACGCCACCGCCATTCCTCTTTCCTCGGCCGATCCGTGCCCCCGGTCGCCACCGGTGTTCTCGTCGTCGCGGCCCTCGCCGCCCTGGTGGCCAGCCCGGATCAGGTGGCGGCCCGCTCGGTGGGCGTCGCGGCGGTCTTCGCCGCCGTCGGCCTCGGCGTGGTGCTGCGCCAGCGCGACAAGGCCGCCCGGGCGGCGGCCCAACTCGCCGTGGTGCAGCGGCTGCGGGCCGAGGAACGGTACGAGGAGCAGCTGGCCGAGGCCGAGTACGCGGCCGAGGTCGCGGAGGAGCGCGCGACCAGGTTCGGGCGCCGGCTGACGGCCGAGAAGTCCCGGCTGGCTAAGGCGGAGACGGAGATCGCGCGACTGCTGCGCGAGCGCGCCGTGACCGTCGCCGAGCAGGCACTCAAGGACGCGGAGGCCGCCCGGCGGGCGCTGGCGGAGTCCCGCCCCAAGCACCCGGCCGGCCCGGCCGCGTACGCCCGCGCGGCGGCCGTGCTGCGGCATCTGGAGCGGAAGGCCGAGCAGGCGGAGGCCCGCCGGGCGGGCGAGGCCAGGACGCAGCTCGCGCCGGGCCGCAGCGTGCCGGAGCTGGTCGCGGCCGGCGCGGCGGCGCGGGCCGCGGAGCCGGTGGTCCGTCCGGCGGTGGCGGCGGCGCCCGAGCGGCCCGAGCTGGCCGGTCCGGCGGAGCCGAGCCGGCTTCCCGCGGTCTCGTCCGCACCGGCCGCCACGGTGGTGTCCGGTGGGCGGCAGCGGGTGCGGCCGGCCCAGCCGGGGGCCGGGCGCGGTCCCGGGTTCAGTTTCTTCGGCCGCCAGGGCGCGGCCAGGGCGGCCGTGCGGGCCGCCGCGCCGGCGCCGTCCGTCGGTGACCTGGCGGACGTGGTCGGCGACGAGGCGGTGGCCGCCAGCGCACGCTACGCCGTGCCGCCGGCACTGGCGGCCGAGCCGCAGGCCGAGCCGGCGGTGGAGCGGGACGAGGAGGCGGAGCCGGTGCACGGCCGTCCCGAGGTGGTCGACCTGA
Proteins encoded:
- a CDS encoding DUF3180 domain-containing protein, with the protein product MKPLRLRLLLGIAAVAAVLSWAGAKLWDARGALPGVPVFAPFVMAGIAVVLLATAISLRSRLKAVRERQPGAKGVDPLGAARALVLGQASALVSAVVSGVYAGVGIVLLGQLDIAVRRSQAITAGFAVLAGAAVIAVALWLQHICRLPEDHEGGPAGRPAAHR
- the folK gene encoding 2-amino-4-hydroxy-6-hydroxymethyldihydropteridine diphosphokinase, translating into MSTSDPTASPTTFDLERRVDCAESTLHTTRSAVVALGSNLGNRLETLQGAVDALADTPGIRITAVSAVFETEALGGPGEQPNYFNAVAVLRTSLPPRDLLDRANAVEDAFGRVREVRWGARTLDVDILAYEGVTSDDPVLLLPHPRAHQRAFVLAPWQDADPAAEVPGQGPVGELLAGIADQPGQVVRRREDLQLRLPE
- the folB gene encoding dihydroneopterin aldolase is translated as MDRVTLRGLRARGHHGVFERERIEGQTFVVDLVLHLDTRPAAAGDDLTRTAHYGIIAEEVTAVIAGDPVDLIETLAQRIADQCLTHEAVEEVEVTVHKPDAPITVPFDDVTITIHRGRA